From Fusarium oxysporum f. sp. lycopersici 4287 chromosome 10, whole genome shotgun sequence, the proteins below share one genomic window:
- a CDS encoding DNA repair helicase rad15, with product MCDLKKTLDAGGHCVLEMPSGTGKTVSLLSLIVAYQQYMPEKRKLIYCSRTMSEIEKALVELKSLMKYRAEQLGYEEEFRGLGLTSRKNLCLHPSVKREKSGAIVDARCRSLTAGFVKEKKERGENVDVCVYHDNLDLLEPHNLIPNGVWSFDDMIRYGEEHKQCPYFTARRMMQYCNVVIFSYHYLLDPKIAERVSKDFSKDCIVVFDEAHNIDNVCIESLSTDITEDSLRKATRGAQNLENKISQMRDTDQQQLQNEYEKLVQGLRDADEARQEDAFMANPALPEDLLKEAVPGNIRRAEHFIAFLKRFIEYLKTRMKVRQVISETPPSFLAHLREHTFIEKKPLRFCAERLTSLVRTLELTNIEDYQPLQEVATFATLVATYEKGFLLILEPFESDTAEVPNPVLHFTCLDAAIAIKPVFDRFYSVIITSGTISPLEIYPKMLDFSTVIQESYAMTLARRSFMPMIVTRGSDQASVSTSFQVRNEPSVVRNYGNLLTEFAKITPDGMVVFFPSYLYMESIISMWQGMGILDEVWKYKLILVETPDAQETSLALETYRTACCNGRGAVLLCVARGKVSEGIDFDHQYGRTVLCIGVPFQYTESRILKARLQFLRETYRIKENDFLSFDAMRHAAQCLGRVLRGKDDYGIMVLADRRFQKKRSQLPKWINQGLQESDVNLSTDMAVSSARRFLRTMAQPFRAKDQEGISTWGYKDLMEHKEKMDLERIKELEEEAQRPKPAAQDNNFEYHDDEFDQDMMEMDGF from the exons ATGTGTGATCTCAAAA AAACACTAGATGCAGGGGGCCACTGTGTTCTGGAAATGCCTTCGGGCACAGGCAAGACCGTGTCTCTTCTGTCACTCATTGTTGCGTACCAACAATACATGCCTGAAAAGCGCAAGCTGATCTACTGCTCTC GTACCATGTCCGAAATTGAAAAGGCATTAGTAGAGCTGAAGTCTCTCATGAAATACCGAGCCGAGCAGCTCGGTTATGAAGAAGAGTTCCGTGGTCTAGGCTTGACAAGTCGAAAGAACCTGTGTCTACATCCTTCAGTCAAGCGTGAGAAGAGTGGCGCCATCGTCGATGCTCGTTGCAGGAGTCTCACGGCCGGCTTTGTCAAGGAGAAAAAGGAACGTGGAGAAAACGTAGACGTCTGCGTGTATCACGAC AACCTAGACCTTCTCGAGCCTCACAACCTGATTCCTAATGGCGTCTGGTCTTTCGATGACATGATTCGATATGGTGAAGAGCATAAGCAATGCCCATACTTTACTGCACGGCGAATG ATGCAATACTGCAACGTCGTCATCTTCTCCTATCACTATCTGCTCGACCCCAAAATCGCCGAACGGGTATCCAAGGACTTTTCCAAGGACTGTATCGTTGTTTTCGATGAAGCTCACAACATTGACAACGTTTGCATCGAATCTCTCAGCACAGATATCACAGAGGACTCTTTGCGTAAAGCCACAAGAGGAGCTCAGAATCTAGAGAACAAGATTTCACAGATGCGTGATACAGACCAGCAGCAACTACAGAATGAGTATGAGAAACTAGTTCAAGGACTGCGTGATGCTGACGAGGCACGTCAAGAAGATGCCTTCATGGCAAATCCTG CCCTTCCCGAAGACTTACTCAAAGAGGCTGTTCCAGGAAACATTCGGAGGGCAGAACACTTTATTGCTTTCCTCAAGAGATTCATTGAGTATctgaagacgaggatgaaaGTGCGCCAGGTCATTTCTGAAACGCCGCCTTCGTTCCTTGCCCATCTCCGAGAGCATACTTtcatcgagaagaagccTTTGAGGTTTTGCGCTGAACGTCTGACATCACTGGTTCGGACCCTCGAGCTCACCAATATTGAAGACTACCAGCCTCTTCAGGAGGTTGCAACTTTTGCAACGCTGGTGGCAACGTACGAGAAAGGCTTTCTCCTTATCCTTGAGCCTTTTGAGTCCGATACTGCTGAAGTCCCTAACCCGGTCCTTCACTTCACCTGTCTTGACGCTGCCATCGCTATCAAGCCCGTCTTTGACAGGTTCTACTCTGTCATTATCACGTCTGGTACTATTTCTCCACTGGAGATATACCCCAAGATGCTGGATTTCTCAACTGTCATTCAAGAATCCTATGCCATGACCCTCGCTCGGAGATCCTTCATGCCTATGATTGTCACTCGAGGCAGCGATCAGGCTTCCGTCTCGACCAGCTTTCAAGTGCGGAATGAACCCAGTGTGGTTCGAAACTACGGCAACCTACTCACTGAATTTGCCAAGATCACGCCGGATGGGATGGttgtcttctttccatcTTATCTTTATATGGAATCTATCATTAGTATGTGGCAAGGAATGGGTATCCTTGATGAAGTTTGGAAGTACAAACTGATCCTGGTGGAAACGCCCGATGCACAGGAAACCTCGCTTGCTCTGGAGACGTACCGCACAGCGTGCTGTAACGGTAGAGGTGCCGTTTTACTCTGTGTCGCCCGAGGAAAGGTATCCGAAGGCATCGATTTCGACCATCAATATGGTCGTACTGTGCTATGTATTGGAGTTCCATTTCAATACACCGAGTCACGTATTCTCAAGGCTCGTCTTCAGTTCTTGAGAGAAACATACCGCATCAAGGAGAATGACTTCCTCTCCTTTGATGCAATGCGACACGCCGCACAGTGTCTTGGCCGAGTCTTGCGTGGTAAGGACGACTATGGAATCATGGTCCTTGCCGACCGTCGATTTCAGAAGAAGCGCTCACAGCTACCCAAATGGATCAATCAAGGCCTCCAAGAGTCAGACGTCAATCTGAGCACCGACATGGCCGTCAGCAGCGCAAGGCGATTCCTTCGGACTATGGCGCAACCGTTCCGGGCTAAAGACCAGGAAGGCATCAGCACCTGGGGATATAAGGACCTGATGGAACataaggagaagatggatctAGAGAGgatcaaggagcttgaggaggaagctCAACGGCCAAAGCCTGCCGCGCAGGACAACAATTTTGAGTACCACGATGACGAGTTCGACCAAGAtatgatggagatggatggTTTCTAG
- a CDS encoding DNA repair helicase rad15, whose translation MKFNIDDLPVLFPYPRIYPEQYAYMCDLKKTLDAGGHCVLEMPSGTGKTVSLLSLIVAYQQYMPEKRKLIYCSRTMSEIEKALVELKSLMKYRAEQLGYEEEFRGLGLTSRKNLCLHPSVKREKSGAIVDARCRSLTAGFVKEKKERGENVDVCVYHDNLDLLEPHNLIPNGVWSFDDMIRYGEEHKQCPYFTARRMMQYCNVVIFSYHYLLDPKIAERVSKDFSKDCIVVFDEAHNIDNVCIESLSTDITEDSLRKATRGAQNLENKISQMRDTDQQQLQNEYEKLVQGLRDADEARQEDAFMANPALPEDLLKEAVPGNIRRAEHFIAFLKRFIEYLKTRMKVRQVISETPPSFLAHLREHTFIEKKPLRFCAERLTSLVRTLELTNIEDYQPLQEVATFATLVATYEKGFLLILEPFESDTAEVPNPVLHFTCLDAAIAIKPVFDRFYSVIITSGTISPLEIYPKMLDFSTVIQESYAMTLARRSFMPMIVTRGSDQASVSTSFQVRNEPSVVRNYGNLLTEFAKITPDGMVVFFPSYLYMESIISMWQGMGILDEVWKYKLILVETPDAQETSLALETYRTACCNGRGAVLLCVARGKVSEGIDFDHQYGRTVLCIGVPFQYTESRILKARLQFLRETYRIKENDFLSFDAMRHAAQCLGRVLRGKDDYGIMVLADRRFQKKRSQLPKWINQGLQESDVNLSTDMAVSSARRFLRTMAQPFRAKDQEGISTWGYKDLMEHKEKMDLERIKELEEEAQRPKPAAQDNNFEYHDDEFDQDMMEMDGF comes from the exons ATGAAGTTCAATATCGA TGACCTGCCTGTGCTATTCCCTTATCCCAGGATATACCCAG AGCAATATGC TTACATGTGTGATCTCAAAA AAACACTAGATGCAGGGGGCCACTGTGTTCTGGAAATGCCTTCGGGCACAGGCAAGACCGTGTCTCTTCTGTCACTCATTGTTGCGTACCAACAATACATGCCTGAAAAGCGCAAGCTGATCTACTGCTCTC GTACCATGTCCGAAATTGAAAAGGCATTAGTAGAGCTGAAGTCTCTCATGAAATACCGAGCCGAGCAGCTCGGTTATGAAGAAGAGTTCCGTGGTCTAGGCTTGACAAGTCGAAAGAACCTGTGTCTACATCCTTCAGTCAAGCGTGAGAAGAGTGGCGCCATCGTCGATGCTCGTTGCAGGAGTCTCACGGCCGGCTTTGTCAAGGAGAAAAAGGAACGTGGAGAAAACGTAGACGTCTGCGTGTATCACGAC AACCTAGACCTTCTCGAGCCTCACAACCTGATTCCTAATGGCGTCTGGTCTTTCGATGACATGATTCGATATGGTGAAGAGCATAAGCAATGCCCATACTTTACTGCACGGCGAATG ATGCAATACTGCAACGTCGTCATCTTCTCCTATCACTATCTGCTCGACCCCAAAATCGCCGAACGGGTATCCAAGGACTTTTCCAAGGACTGTATCGTTGTTTTCGATGAAGCTCACAACATTGACAACGTTTGCATCGAATCTCTCAGCACAGATATCACAGAGGACTCTTTGCGTAAAGCCACAAGAGGAGCTCAGAATCTAGAGAACAAGATTTCACAGATGCGTGATACAGACCAGCAGCAACTACAGAATGAGTATGAGAAACTAGTTCAAGGACTGCGTGATGCTGACGAGGCACGTCAAGAAGATGCCTTCATGGCAAATCCTG CCCTTCCCGAAGACTTACTCAAAGAGGCTGTTCCAGGAAACATTCGGAGGGCAGAACACTTTATTGCTTTCCTCAAGAGATTCATTGAGTATctgaagacgaggatgaaaGTGCGCCAGGTCATTTCTGAAACGCCGCCTTCGTTCCTTGCCCATCTCCGAGAGCATACTTtcatcgagaagaagccTTTGAGGTTTTGCGCTGAACGTCTGACATCACTGGTTCGGACCCTCGAGCTCACCAATATTGAAGACTACCAGCCTCTTCAGGAGGTTGCAACTTTTGCAACGCTGGTGGCAACGTACGAGAAAGGCTTTCTCCTTATCCTTGAGCCTTTTGAGTCCGATACTGCTGAAGTCCCTAACCCGGTCCTTCACTTCACCTGTCTTGACGCTGCCATCGCTATCAAGCCCGTCTTTGACAGGTTCTACTCTGTCATTATCACGTCTGGTACTATTTCTCCACTGGAGATATACCCCAAGATGCTGGATTTCTCAACTGTCATTCAAGAATCCTATGCCATGACCCTCGCTCGGAGATCCTTCATGCCTATGATTGTCACTCGAGGCAGCGATCAGGCTTCCGTCTCGACCAGCTTTCAAGTGCGGAATGAACCCAGTGTGGTTCGAAACTACGGCAACCTACTCACTGAATTTGCCAAGATCACGCCGGATGGGATGGttgtcttctttccatcTTATCTTTATATGGAATCTATCATTAGTATGTGGCAAGGAATGGGTATCCTTGATGAAGTTTGGAAGTACAAACTGATCCTGGTGGAAACGCCCGATGCACAGGAAACCTCGCTTGCTCTGGAGACGTACCGCACAGCGTGCTGTAACGGTAGAGGTGCCGTTTTACTCTGTGTCGCCCGAGGAAAGGTATCCGAAGGCATCGATTTCGACCATCAATATGGTCGTACTGTGCTATGTATTGGAGTTCCATTTCAATACACCGAGTCACGTATTCTCAAGGCTCGTCTTCAGTTCTTGAGAGAAACATACCGCATCAAGGAGAATGACTTCCTCTCCTTTGATGCAATGCGACACGCCGCACAGTGTCTTGGCCGAGTCTTGCGTGGTAAGGACGACTATGGAATCATGGTCCTTGCCGACCGTCGATTTCAGAAGAAGCGCTCACAGCTACCCAAATGGATCAATCAAGGCCTCCAAGAGTCAGACGTCAATCTGAGCACCGACATGGCCGTCAGCAGCGCAAGGCGATTCCTTCGGACTATGGCGCAACCGTTCCGGGCTAAAGACCAGGAAGGCATCAGCACCTGGGGATATAAGGACCTGATGGAACataaggagaagatggatctAGAGAGgatcaaggagcttgaggaggaagctCAACGGCCAAAGCCTGCCGCGCAGGACAACAATTTTGAGTACCACGATGACGAGTTCGACCAAGAtatgatggagatggatggTTTCTAG